One region of Candidatus Zixiibacteriota bacterium genomic DNA includes:
- the ugpC gene encoding sn-glycerol-3-phosphate ABC transporter ATP-binding protein UgpC, protein MSKLKLKAVSKHFDKNQVLKEISFEVEEGEFFVLVGPSGCGKSTILRMIAGLEEVSTGEICLDGLLINDLPAKQRDVAMVFQNYALYPHFTVFENLAFPLKLRGYPKEEIRLRVYETADILGLGGMLRRKPKALSGGERQRVALGRAIVRKPKLFLFDEPLSNLDALLRVQMRGELLKLHERLKSSVVYVTHDQLEAMTLGDRCLVLKEGTIQQIGTPFELYSSPSNIFVASFIGTPSMNLLKGILISSLEFTFGDRQRLSLPGKFEKDLKEYAGREICLGIRPEDVRICRESQNLKFELEQIEPVGAEAFLYFKAGDQKLVTRERFYENLQPGIFTELSFDLNKALFFDLKTGENIFKLRIDNR, encoded by the coding sequence ATGTCTAAACTCAAATTAAAAGCAGTAAGTAAACACTTTGATAAAAATCAAGTCTTGAAGGAGATCAGCTTCGAGGTGGAGGAGGGCGAGTTTTTCGTGCTGGTAGGTCCCTCTGGTTGCGGAAAAAGTACCATCTTGAGAATGATAGCTGGATTGGAGGAGGTTTCCACGGGTGAGATTTGTCTGGATGGGCTTTTGATCAATGACCTGCCAGCCAAACAAAGAGATGTAGCTATGGTTTTCCAGAACTATGCCCTTTACCCTCATTTTACGGTATTTGAGAACCTTGCCTTCCCTTTGAAACTAAGAGGATATCCAAAAGAGGAAATCAGACTAAGGGTCTATGAGACTGCTGACATTTTGGGATTAGGCGGGATGCTTCGGAGAAAACCCAAAGCCCTTTCCGGAGGGGAAAGGCAAAGGGTGGCTTTAGGCAGGGCAATAGTCAGAAAACCAAAGCTTTTTCTTTTTGATGAGCCTTTATCCAATTTAGATGCTCTTCTCAGGGTCCAGATGAGAGGTGAGCTTTTGAAACTGCATGAGAGATTAAAGAGTTCTGTGGTTTATGTGACTCATGACCAGTTAGAGGCTATGACCCTGGGTGACAGGTGCCTGGTTTTGAAGGAAGGCACTATTCAGCAGATCGGAACACCTTTTGAGCTGTACAGTTCACCTTCTAATATCTTTGTGGCTTCCTTTATAGGAACGCCTTCAATGAATCTGCTTAAAGGTATTCTGATTTCTTCTCTGGAATTTACCTTTGGGGACAGGCAAAGACTCTCTCTTCCGGGGAAATTTGAAAAGGATTTGAAGGAGTACGCTGGCAGGGAAATCTGCCTGGGAATAAGGCCTGAGGATGTAAGGATTTGTAGAGAAAGCCAGAATCTAAAATTCGAGTTGGAGCAGATCGAGCCTGTCGGTGCAGAGGCTTTCCTTTATTTTAAAGCCGGAGATCAGAAATTAGTAACCAGGGAAAGATTCTATGAAAACCTTCAACCTGGTATTTTCACAGAATTGTCTTTTGACCTGAATAAGGCATTATTCTTCGATTTGAAAACGGGAGAAAATATTTTTAAACTGAGAATTGATAATAGATAA
- a CDS encoding phosphomannomutase/phosphoglucomutase: MEKENLNINPSIFKAYDIRGIYPQEINDDIAYLIGKAFVRYLNPRIVVIGRDMRLSSDTLFKSLVRGITEAGADVIDIDLCTSDALYFTVGKFGYDSGAMITASHNPPEYNGIKMCREEAVPLSGKEGIEQIKEIILKRDFSNPEKKGEVRNQDIQPDYIQHLLSFIEPQKIKPFKIVADAGNGIAGKVLPDFFSHLPCKLIPMFFELDGSFPNHVPNPMIPENMVPLRKRILEEKADFGVAFDGDADRMFLVDEKGVTLGGDIVAALVAKRLLQKEKGATILYNVPCSRTVREVIQQNGGIPIRTPVGHALIKPLMKKYNAIFGGEHSGHFYFRQNYFADSGMIALSVCLELLSEEDKPLSQLVSSIDHYFRTGEINSRVENVPKKLKAIVSQYKDAKIDHLDGITIEYPDWWFNVRPSNTEPLLRLNLEAKTSELLEQKKSEVLNLIHS, encoded by the coding sequence ATGGAAAAAGAAAACTTGAACATAAACCCCTCAATCTTCAAGGCTTATGACATAAGAGGAATCTATCCTCAGGAGATTAACGACGATATCGCTTACCTGATCGGCAAGGCTTTCGTCCGATATCTCAATCCCAGAATAGTGGTCATAGGTCGGGATATGCGGCTCTCCTCAGATACCCTGTTCAAAAGCCTTGTCCGTGGGATAACCGAGGCAGGCGCAGATGTAATAGACATAGACTTGTGCACTTCTGATGCTCTGTACTTTACGGTCGGCAAATTCGGATACGATTCCGGAGCAATGATTACCGCCTCGCACAATCCGCCGGAATATAACGGGATAAAGATGTGCAGGGAGGAGGCTGTCCCTTTAAGTGGCAAAGAGGGGATTGAGCAGATCAAGGAAATCATACTTAAAAGAGATTTTTCAAACCCGGAGAAAAAAGGTGAGGTCAGAAATCAGGATATCCAGCCCGATTACATACAGCACCTTTTATCTTTTATCGAACCGCAGAAAATCAAGCCTTTTAAGATAGTAGCCGATGCCGGGAACGGAATCGCCGGAAAGGTTCTGCCTGATTTTTTCTCCCATCTTCCCTGCAAGCTGATTCCGATGTTCTTTGAACTGGACGGCTCTTTCCCTAACCACGTGCCCAATCCTATGATTCCGGAGAATATGGTCCCCCTGAGGAAAAGGATTTTAGAGGAGAAAGCTGATTTCGGCGTGGCTTTTGATGGTGATGCGGACCGGATGTTTTTGGTAGACGAGAAGGGAGTAACCCTGGGTGGAGATATAGTTGCTGCCCTGGTGGCTAAGAGGCTTCTTCAAAAGGAAAAAGGCGCAACCATATTATACAATGTTCCCTGTTCCAGGACTGTTCGTGAGGTCATTCAGCAAAACGGAGGGATACCCATCCGCACGCCGGTGGGACATGCGCTGATTAAGCCCCTGATGAAAAAATATAATGCCATCTTCGGAGGGGAGCATTCGGGTCATTTCTATTTCCGCCAAAACTATTTTGCTGATTCTGGTATGATCGCCCTATCAGTCTGTTTGGAGCTTCTCTCCGAAGAGGACAAGCCGCTTTCTCAACTGGTAAGCTCTATCGACCATTATTTCAGGACTGGAGAGATAAACTCCAGGGTAGAAAATGTTCCAAAGAAGCTGAAGGCAATCGTATCTCAGTATAAGGACGCTAAAATAGACCACCTGGACGGGATAACCATCGAATATCCTGACTGGTGGTTCAATGTGAGACCCTCCAATACCGA
- a CDS encoding MFS transporter → MGSLQEKNRGYGSIFRNLNFFSIWIGQTISVVGDFLYMIALMWWVLEKTGSTAAMATVAICSSLPAIILGPFAGTYVDRVDKRRLLILMDLGRGVLITVPGVLYFLNQLQVWHIFVIAAFLSSMSTFFNPALASFLPVIVNKEQLVQANSISQMSSNLSGIIGPALGGALVALFGAGTVMFLDALSFFVSGIAIFLVRVKVEQVFPSEARKRFLQELLDGLNFIRKESGILGLVVLFSILNFFVAPVGVLIPLMVKKIFKMGAEGFGVLGSSISVGMVLGSLFLGMIGGVRRKGTFIMIGIVVAGSFLALFGVSESFWTSIFLLGGCGFGFSFANILVPVVFQSKIPHEKQGRVFGTLGTISGGLRPLSLALVGVLGGLLHVQMIVFLSGVLVALGGLTGFLIPGIKKL, encoded by the coding sequence ATGGGAAGTTTGCAGGAAAAAAACCGGGGCTATGGTTCGATTTTTCGGAATCTGAATTTCTTTTCAATCTGGATAGGCCAGACTATCTCAGTGGTCGGCGATTTCTTGTATATGATCGCCCTGATGTGGTGGGTCCTGGAAAAAACCGGCTCCACTGCCGCTATGGCTACTGTGGCTATCTGCTCTTCCCTGCCTGCCATCATCCTGGGACCTTTTGCTGGAACATACGTTGACCGGGTGGATAAAAGGAGGCTTTTGATCCTGATGGACCTGGGACGTGGGGTGCTGATCACTGTACCTGGAGTGCTTTACTTCTTGAATCAACTTCAGGTCTGGCACATATTTGTAATCGCAGCCTTCCTTTCATCTATGTCAACCTTCTTTAACCCCGCCTTAGCCTCATTCCTACCGGTGATAGTGAATAAGGAGCAGTTAGTCCAGGCTAACTCCATATCTCAGATGAGCAGCAACTTAAGCGGAATCATCGGGCCTGCTTTAGGAGGAGCACTGGTCGCTCTTTTTGGAGCTGGAACAGTGATGTTTTTGGATGCTTTAAGCTTTTTCGTCTCGGGTATCGCCATATTTCTGGTGAGAGTCAAAGTTGAGCAGGTTTTTCCTTCAGAGGCGAGAAAAAGATTCCTGCAGGAACTCCTGGATGGTCTGAATTTTATCCGTAAAGAATCAGGGATACTGGGACTCGTGGTCTTATTCTCCATTCTTAATTTCTTCGTGGCTCCAGTAGGGGTTTTAATACCGTTGATGGTTAAGAAGATATTTAAGATGGGAGCAGAGGGGTTCGGGGTGCTTGGCTCAAGCATCTCTGTAGGAATGGTTCTGGGCAGCCTTTTCCTCGGGATGATTGGCGGAGTTAGAAGAAAAGGAACCTTTATAATGATAGGAATAGTTGTAGCCGGGTCCTTTTTAGCCCTGTTCGGAGTCTCGGAATCCTTCTGGACCTCGATCTTTCTTCTGGGCGGGTGCGGGTTTGGGTTCTCTTTTGCCAACATCTTAGTCCCGGTCGTGTTTCAGTCCAAAATACCACACGAGAAACAAGGCAGGGTCTTCGGCACCCTGGGAACAATTAGCGGAGGCTTAAGACCGCTCTCTTTAGCTTTGGTAGGAGTCCTGGGAGGGCTTTTACACGTCCAGATGATTGTTTTTTTAAGCGGGGTTTTAGTTGCCCTGGGTGGATTAACCGGGTTTTTGATACCGGGGATAAAGAAGTTATAG
- a CDS encoding redox-sensing transcriptional repressor Rex has translation MRKISESTIHRLSLYYRTLISLQRERYITVSSKELARRDKLTPAQVRKDLSFFGSFGTRGLGYPVNELKDKIASILGLNRTWNVALVGVGNVGSALVSYKEFPRQGFVIKKIFDNDQRKIGKNHKGILVSDVRNLAKELKEDKIEIVVLAVPAPAAQSVLDEVVLAGVHTILNFAPTNLKVPDNVVLRTVNMAMELEHLSFALSNRGKIKEL, from the coding sequence ATGCGAAAAATCTCAGAATCCACGATCCATAGGCTATCCCTTTATTATCGCACCCTGATAAGCCTGCAGAGGGAAAGGTATATCACGGTTTCCTCCAAAGAGCTGGCCAGAAGGGATAAGCTCACCCCAGCCCAGGTGAGGAAAGACCTCTCCTTTTTTGGGAGCTTTGGGACAAGGGGATTGGGGTATCCGGTGAACGAGCTTAAGGATAAGATCGCCTCTATCCTTGGATTGAACCGGACCTGGAATGTGGCTCTGGTGGGGGTGGGAAACGTGGGCTCAGCTTTAGTCTCCTACAAGGAATTTCCCAGGCAGGGGTTTGTCATAAAGAAGATATTCGACAACGACCAGAGGAAGATCGGAAAAAATCACAAGGGGATCCTGGTCTCAGATGTAAGGAATCTGGCTAAAGAACTGAAGGAAGACAAAATCGAGATTGTGGTCCTGGCTGTTCCAGCTCCTGCTGCCCAGAGCGTGTTGGATGAGGTAGTATTAGCCGGAGTTCATACTATTCTTAACTTCGCTCCCACCAACCTCAAGGTCCCGGATAATGTGGTCCTGCGCACGGTCAATATGGCAATGGAGTTAGAGCATCTCTCTTTTGCCCTTTCCAACCGGGGGAAGATAAAAGAGCTATAA